The proteins below are encoded in one region of Xenopus laevis strain J_2021 chromosome 8L, Xenopus_laevis_v10.1, whole genome shotgun sequence:
- the ccdc22.L gene encoding coiled-coil domain-containing protein 22 isoform X2 produces the protein MEEVDRILIHSLRSCGTEVPEDIQSIRQFNTELIVEAVVRCLRVINPSLGTTLSHVLPPGMSARFRIGTSLAQACQDLGYPGEVGYQTFLYSSEPDIRALLIFLAEKLPRDSPEDAHQPAGKSALLQREIAATIKQQLSLPWLPSSCRIGALRRSQSSCRLHRFHSQPLSLASDPALKSIPDERKEYWQRYLPSVTSQLPHLPSVAASLLERNTSKLSAVQEWEAEWKSQGLASRLSLEDYRSRKQQRLQKRIQEQLRQCTQLLAENHLPSSSSQDLTDMLRAFDLDGGSDQKKGSRFTRTQRFTYQQDPHTLKERMQRAAEILPKKDAQDADAEQQEISSLQEQIDSIEQEIRGLSESNKRLQLTVSQVEGEANEMRQSCEEKANIVRVKKRAVELLPDADNNLVKLQALVDASAQRMANLVGQWESHQARLNDEYRELKRVQQQQEDESSRWMKDAKDLYEKIRGSADEAKRKEELYKQLLSEYESLPKEVSRAAYTQRILEIVSNIKKQKEEITKILSDTKELQKEINNLTGKVDRTFVVTDELVFKDAKKDEPVRKAYKYLAALHENCSQLIQTIEDTGTILREIRDLEEQIETETTKKTLSNLQKILEDYRAIKQENAQLLARIREA, from the exons ATGGAGGAGGTGGATCGGATCCTCATTCACTCTCTGCGATCCTGTGGCAC CGAGGTACCCGAGGACATACAGAGTATCCGCCAGTTCAACACAGAGCTTATTGTGGAGGCAGTGGTGAGATGTCTGCGTGTGATCAACCCCTCTCTAGGTACCACCCTCAGCCATGTTCTACCCCCGGGCATGTCTGCACGATTCCGCATCGGCACCAGCTTGGCCCAGGCCTGCCAG GATCTTGGGTATCCTGGAGAAGTGGGCTACCAGACATTCCTATACAGCAGCGAGCCTGATATCCGAGCACTTCTCATTTTCCTGGCTGAGAAACTCCCAAGGGACTCCCCCGAGGATGCGCACCAGCCCGCAG GTAAATCTGCACTTCTTCAAAGAGAGATTGCAGCCACCATAAAACAGCAGCTTTCTCTCCCCTGGCTGCCTTCGTCGTGCAGAATCGGTGCTCTCCGGAGGTCTCAG AGTTCCTGTCGGTTGCACAGATTTCACTCCCAGCCCTTGTCGTTAGCCAGTGACCCTGCCCTGAAATCCATCCCAGATG AAAGGAAAGAGTACTGGCAGCGATACCTGCCCTCCGTCACTTCACAGCTGCCTCATCTGCCGTCCGTTGCTGCTTCCCTGCTGGAAAGGAACACGTCTAAGCTCAGTGCCGTGCAGGAGTGGGAAGCAGAGTGGAAGAGTCAGGGTCTGGCTTCTCGTTTATCCCTTGAG GATTACCGGAGCAGGAAACAGCAGCGGCTGCAGAAGCGGATCCAGGAGCAGCTCCGACAGTGCACTCAACTTCTTGCTGAAAATCATTTGCCGTCCAGCTCCTCGCAGGACCTCACTGATATGCTGAGGGCCTTCGACTTGGATGGAGGCTCTGATCAAAAGAAGGGATCCAGATTCACTCGCACCCAGAGGTTCACTTACCAACAG GATCCTCACACGTTAAAGGAACGGATGCAGAGAGCAGCCGAAATTCTCCCCAAAAAAGATGCACAG GATGCAGATGCTGAGCAGCAGGAAATCTCATCCTTGCAAGAGCAGATCGACTCCATAGAGCAGGAGATCCGAGGGCTGAGTGAAAGCAACAAACGCCTTCAGCTCACTGTCAGCCAG GTGGAGGGAGAGGCGAACGAGATGCGCCAGAGCTGTGAGGAGAAAGCGAACATCGTCCGGGTTAAGAAACGCGCGGTGGAGCTGCTCCCTGATGCAGACAACAACCTTGTCAAGTTACAG GCTCTGGTGGATGCGAGTGCTCAGAGGATGGCAAATCTCGTAGGACAATGGGAGTCTCACCAAGCTCGGCTCAACGATGAATACAGAGAACTGAAGAGAGTTCAACAGCAGCAAGAG GATGAGTCCTCCCGTTGGATGAAAGATGCCAAGGATTTGTATGAGAAGATTCGGGGATCGGCTGATGAGGCGAAACGCAAGGAGGAGCTGTACAAGCAGCTG CTGTCAGAATACGAGTCTCTCCCGAAAGAGGTGTCCCGAGCTGCCTACACCCAACGCATCCTTGAAATTGTGAGCAATATTAAGAAGCAAAAAGAAGAAATCACTAAG ATCCTGTCAGACACTAAAGAACTGCAAAAGGAGATCAACAACCTGACGGGCAAGGTGGACAGGACATTTGTGGTCACAGACGAGCTCGTCTTTAAG GACGCTAAGAAAGATGAGCCTGTAAGAAAGGCGTATAAATACCTGGCAGCACTCCATGAG AACTGTAGTCAGCTCATCCAAACCATTGAGGATACTGGGACCATCCTAAGAGAAATTCGTGACCTAGAGGAACAG atagagacagagaccACCAAGAAGACTTTGAGTAATCTACAGAAGATCCTGGAAGATTATAGGGCCATTAAACAGGAGAATGCTCAGCTATTGGCCCGGATCAGGGAGGCTTAA
- the ccdc22.L gene encoding coiled-coil domain-containing protein 22 isoform X1, whose product MGRGTLASGSCCFQVSLDSGNARGVLWEVESGGERLPVPYEVPEDIQSIRQFNTELIVEAVVRCLRVINPSLGTTLSHVLPPGMSARFRIGTSLAQACQDLGYPGEVGYQTFLYSSEPDIRALLIFLAEKLPRDSPEDAHQPAGKSALLQREIAATIKQQLSLPWLPSSCRIGALRRSQSSCRLHRFHSQPLSLASDPALKSIPDERKEYWQRYLPSVTSQLPHLPSVAASLLERNTSKLSAVQEWEAEWKSQGLASRLSLEDYRSRKQQRLQKRIQEQLRQCTQLLAENHLPSSSSQDLTDMLRAFDLDGGSDQKKGSRFTRTQRFTYQQDPHTLKERMQRAAEILPKKDAQDADAEQQEISSLQEQIDSIEQEIRGLSESNKRLQLTVSQVEGEANEMRQSCEEKANIVRVKKRAVELLPDADNNLVKLQALVDASAQRMANLVGQWESHQARLNDEYRELKRVQQQQEDESSRWMKDAKDLYEKIRGSADEAKRKEELYKQLLSEYESLPKEVSRAAYTQRILEIVSNIKKQKEEITKILSDTKELQKEINNLTGKVDRTFVVTDELVFKDAKKDEPVRKAYKYLAALHENCSQLIQTIEDTGTILREIRDLEEQIETETTKKTLSNLQKILEDYRAIKQENAQLLARIREA is encoded by the exons atgggGCGCGGCACGTTAGCTTCCGGTTCATGCTGCTTTCAAGTTAGCCTGGACAGTGGGAACGCGCGCGGTGTACTGTGGGAAGTGGAGTCCGGAGGCGAGCGGCTTCCTGTGCCATA CGAGGTACCCGAGGACATACAGAGTATCCGCCAGTTCAACACAGAGCTTATTGTGGAGGCAGTGGTGAGATGTCTGCGTGTGATCAACCCCTCTCTAGGTACCACCCTCAGCCATGTTCTACCCCCGGGCATGTCTGCACGATTCCGCATCGGCACCAGCTTGGCCCAGGCCTGCCAG GATCTTGGGTATCCTGGAGAAGTGGGCTACCAGACATTCCTATACAGCAGCGAGCCTGATATCCGAGCACTTCTCATTTTCCTGGCTGAGAAACTCCCAAGGGACTCCCCCGAGGATGCGCACCAGCCCGCAG GTAAATCTGCACTTCTTCAAAGAGAGATTGCAGCCACCATAAAACAGCAGCTTTCTCTCCCCTGGCTGCCTTCGTCGTGCAGAATCGGTGCTCTCCGGAGGTCTCAG AGTTCCTGTCGGTTGCACAGATTTCACTCCCAGCCCTTGTCGTTAGCCAGTGACCCTGCCCTGAAATCCATCCCAGATG AAAGGAAAGAGTACTGGCAGCGATACCTGCCCTCCGTCACTTCACAGCTGCCTCATCTGCCGTCCGTTGCTGCTTCCCTGCTGGAAAGGAACACGTCTAAGCTCAGTGCCGTGCAGGAGTGGGAAGCAGAGTGGAAGAGTCAGGGTCTGGCTTCTCGTTTATCCCTTGAG GATTACCGGAGCAGGAAACAGCAGCGGCTGCAGAAGCGGATCCAGGAGCAGCTCCGACAGTGCACTCAACTTCTTGCTGAAAATCATTTGCCGTCCAGCTCCTCGCAGGACCTCACTGATATGCTGAGGGCCTTCGACTTGGATGGAGGCTCTGATCAAAAGAAGGGATCCAGATTCACTCGCACCCAGAGGTTCACTTACCAACAG GATCCTCACACGTTAAAGGAACGGATGCAGAGAGCAGCCGAAATTCTCCCCAAAAAAGATGCACAG GATGCAGATGCTGAGCAGCAGGAAATCTCATCCTTGCAAGAGCAGATCGACTCCATAGAGCAGGAGATCCGAGGGCTGAGTGAAAGCAACAAACGCCTTCAGCTCACTGTCAGCCAG GTGGAGGGAGAGGCGAACGAGATGCGCCAGAGCTGTGAGGAGAAAGCGAACATCGTCCGGGTTAAGAAACGCGCGGTGGAGCTGCTCCCTGATGCAGACAACAACCTTGTCAAGTTACAG GCTCTGGTGGATGCGAGTGCTCAGAGGATGGCAAATCTCGTAGGACAATGGGAGTCTCACCAAGCTCGGCTCAACGATGAATACAGAGAACTGAAGAGAGTTCAACAGCAGCAAGAG GATGAGTCCTCCCGTTGGATGAAAGATGCCAAGGATTTGTATGAGAAGATTCGGGGATCGGCTGATGAGGCGAAACGCAAGGAGGAGCTGTACAAGCAGCTG CTGTCAGAATACGAGTCTCTCCCGAAAGAGGTGTCCCGAGCTGCCTACACCCAACGCATCCTTGAAATTGTGAGCAATATTAAGAAGCAAAAAGAAGAAATCACTAAG ATCCTGTCAGACACTAAAGAACTGCAAAAGGAGATCAACAACCTGACGGGCAAGGTGGACAGGACATTTGTGGTCACAGACGAGCTCGTCTTTAAG GACGCTAAGAAAGATGAGCCTGTAAGAAAGGCGTATAAATACCTGGCAGCACTCCATGAG AACTGTAGTCAGCTCATCCAAACCATTGAGGATACTGGGACCATCCTAAGAGAAATTCGTGACCTAGAGGAACAG atagagacagagaccACCAAGAAGACTTTGAGTAATCTACAGAAGATCCTGGAAGATTATAGGGCCATTAAACAGGAGAATGCTCAGCTATTGGCCCGGATCAGGGAGGCTTAA
- the foxp3.L gene encoding forkhead box P3 L homeolog isoform X1 encodes MHIILPYSLDRSLNCRMPNPQNPKATSAPSKESETQPDGKGKEQINPWSRRGAGVISQLQQNHGVMVTPSAGFSPPSQLQALLEDKKQTVVFHPNPSLMQVGVLNTELLSKLSRDTASQSPIIHLSPTSSTSILNLQPARLYPVMAKHKNQHPITQGFNLTSLGWAQQEARLGKPEEVILGKNSSTFSSLSHSQPLNTVKTQKKLGVQNKESPEPICPVYYRGACTFPGCGKAFEDHRHFLRHLHSDHHLDDKSTVQCLIQTEVVHKLEEQLAVEKERLHHMQSQMSGKLNTQALHLSQRECGLILHPTHPSISAWSGLDLSSPLQKEFSDTILALRRQLWEGSSLNIFQNMANCIEYYKTNNVRPPFTYASLIRWAILESPQKQLALNEIYHWFTRMFAFFRYNTATWKNAVRHNLSLHKCFVRVENIKGAVWMVDELEFQRKRGVRNSR; translated from the exons ATGCACATAATATTACCCTATTCTCTTGATAGGTCTTTGAATTGTAGGATGCCCAACCCACAGAACCCCAAGGCTACATCAGCTCCTTCAAAGGAGAGTGAAACACAGCCTGATGGGAAAGGAAAAGAGCAAATCAACCCTTGGAGCCGTAGAGGTGCCGGGGTCATTTCCCAACTTCAACAG aATCATGGGGTAATGGTTACCCCTTCAGCTGGCTTTAGTCCGCCCTCACAGCTACAGGCTCTTCTTGAAGATAAGAAACAAACAGTTGTATTCCATCCA AACCCATCACTGATGCAAGTAGGTGTGCTAAACACAGAGCTCTTATCTAAA CTCTCAAGAGACACAGCCTCCCAGTCTCCAATAATCCATCTGTCACCTACATCCTCCACTTCCATACTGAACCTGCAGCCTGCAAGGCTCTACCCTGTGATGGCTAAGCACAAAAACCAACATCCCATCACACAAG GATTCAATCTTACTAGCCTGGGTTGGGCGCAGCAAGAAGCGCGGCTGGGAAAACCTGAAGAGGTTATCCTGGGTAAAAATAGTTCTACATTCTCATCTCTGAGCCATTCGCAACCCCTAAATACAGTGAAAACCCAAAAGAAACTTGGAGTGCAGAACAAGGAGAG CCCTGAGCCAATCTGCCCTGTATACTACCGAGGGGCCTGCACATTTCCAGGTTGTGGGAAAGCCTTTGAAGACCATCGCCATTTTCTTAG ACACCTTCACAGTGACCATCATCTGGATGACAAAAGCACAGTGCAATGCCTCATTCAGACAGAAGTTGTACACAAACTAGAAGAACAG CTTGCTGTAGAGAAAGAGAGACTCCATCATATGCAAAGTCAGATGAGTGGGAAACTGAACACGCAAGCCTTGCATCTGTCT CAGAGGGAATGTGGCCTCATTCTGCACCCGACCCATCCCAGTATTTCGGCTTGGTCCGGCCTCGATCTCTCCAGTCCTCTGCAAAAGGAATTCTCTGATACCATCTTGGCGCTGAGAAGGCAGCTCTGGGAGGGCAGCAGCCTCAATATATTTCAGA ACATGGCTAACTGCATTGAATATTACAAAACAAACAATGTCCGACCACCATTCACATATGCCTCGCTCATTCGATGG gcTATACTGGAGTCCCCGCAGAAGCAGCTGGCTTTGAACGAGATCTATCACTGGTTCACTAGAATGTTTGCTTTCTTCCGATATAACACAGCCACATGGAAG AATGCAGTGCGGCACAACCTGAGTCTCCATAAGTGTTTTGTGAGAGTTGAAAATATTAAGGGGGCCGTGTGGATGGTGGACGAGTTGGAGTTCCAAAGAAAGAGAGGCGTGAGGAATTCCCGCTGA
- the foxp3.L gene encoding forkhead box P3 L homeolog, producing the protein MARLSGDRWLCPKWMGSLNCRMPNPQNPKATSAPSKESETQPDGKGKEQINPWSRRGAGVISQLQQNHGVMVTPSAGFSPPSQLQALLEDKKQTVVFHPNPSLMQVGVLNTELLSKLSRDTASQSPIIHLSPTSSTSILNLQPARLYPVMAKHKNQHPITQGFNLTSLGWAQQEARLGKPEEVILGKNSSTFSSLSHSQPLNTVKTQKKLGVQNKESPEPICPVYYRGACTFPGCGKAFEDHRHFLRHLHSDHHLDDKSTVQCLIQTEVVHKLEEQLAVEKERLHHMQSQMSGKLNTQALHLSKQRECGLILHPTHPSISAWSGLDLSSPLQKEFSDTILALRRQLWEGSSLNIFQNMANCIEYYKTNNVRPPFTYASLIRWAILESPQKQLALNEIYHWFTRMFAFFRYNTATWKNAVRHNLSLHKCFVRVENIKGAVWMVDELEFQRKRGVRNSR; encoded by the exons atggCACGGTTGTCTGGAGACAGGTGGCTGTGTCCAAAGTGGATGGG GTCTTTGAATTGTAGGATGCCCAACCCACAGAACCCCAAGGCTACATCAGCTCCTTCAAAGGAGAGTGAAACACAGCCTGATGGGAAAGGAAAAGAGCAAATCAACCCTTGGAGCCGTAGAGGTGCCGGGGTCATTTCCCAACTTCAACAG aATCATGGGGTAATGGTTACCCCTTCAGCTGGCTTTAGTCCGCCCTCACAGCTACAGGCTCTTCTTGAAGATAAGAAACAAACAGTTGTATTCCATCCA AACCCATCACTGATGCAAGTAGGTGTGCTAAACACAGAGCTCTTATCTAAA CTCTCAAGAGACACAGCCTCCCAGTCTCCAATAATCCATCTGTCACCTACATCCTCCACTTCCATACTGAACCTGCAGCCTGCAAGGCTCTACCCTGTGATGGCTAAGCACAAAAACCAACATCCCATCACACAAG GATTCAATCTTACTAGCCTGGGTTGGGCGCAGCAAGAAGCGCGGCTGGGAAAACCTGAAGAGGTTATCCTGGGTAAAAATAGTTCTACATTCTCATCTCTGAGCCATTCGCAACCCCTAAATACAGTGAAAACCCAAAAGAAACTTGGAGTGCAGAACAAGGAGAG CCCTGAGCCAATCTGCCCTGTATACTACCGAGGGGCCTGCACATTTCCAGGTTGTGGGAAAGCCTTTGAAGACCATCGCCATTTTCTTAG ACACCTTCACAGTGACCATCATCTGGATGACAAAAGCACAGTGCAATGCCTCATTCAGACAGAAGTTGTACACAAACTAGAAGAACAG CTTGCTGTAGAGAAAGAGAGACTCCATCATATGCAAAGTCAGATGAGTGGGAAACTGAACACGCAAGCCTTGCATCTGTCT AAGCAGAGGGAATGTGGCCTCATTCTGCACCCGACCCATCCCAGTATTTCGGCTTGGTCCGGCCTCGATCTCTCCAGTCCTCTGCAAAAGGAATTCTCTGATACCATCTTGGCGCTGAGAAGGCAGCTCTGGGAGGGCAGCAGCCTCAATATATTTCAGA ACATGGCTAACTGCATTGAATATTACAAAACAAACAATGTCCGACCACCATTCACATATGCCTCGCTCATTCGATGG gcTATACTGGAGTCCCCGCAGAAGCAGCTGGCTTTGAACGAGATCTATCACTGGTTCACTAGAATGTTTGCTTTCTTCCGATATAACACAGCCACATGGAAG AATGCAGTGCGGCACAACCTGAGTCTCCATAAGTGTTTTGTGAGAGTTGAAAATATTAAGGGGGCCGTGTGGATGGTGGACGAGTTGGAGTTCCAAAGAAAGAGAGGCGTGAGGAATTCCCGCTGA